One segment of Danio aesculapii chromosome 3, fDanAes4.1, whole genome shotgun sequence DNA contains the following:
- the LOC130219290 gene encoding uncharacterized protein LOC130219290: protein MAADVEQKIKTCGRCVRRKSHPQKAAALVNIQATRPLQLVCMDYLSIEPDRSNTKDILVITDFFTKYAVAIPTPNQKARTVAKCLWENFIVHYGFPERLHSDQGPDFESRTIKELCDISGIKKIRTTPYHPRGNPVERFNRTLLDMLGTLEEKDKVHWKDFVKPLVHAYNCTKHEVTGFTPYELMFGRQPRLPVDLAFGLPYHDHPKTSHSEYVKHLKSHLEESYLLASNKALKNAERNKIRFDKLVTNSSLEVNDRVLVRNVRLRGKHKLADKWESEVYVVVKRAGDLPVYTVRPETKDSPLRTLHRDLLLPCGFLPASEISSHPLTKPPSKPRTRRNPGKEPSDDDNISDPEDEYPNGHHDTLPEMETVRFSTVHNIHKSKGTSNVSLNTDSVNLKPSEGNNTPYLPVDTPKDYSHVDTPADNSFANVPDTYSPDNAPEEYLPADISVDDSPVNDPHDTVKGHTPEEETETYIPVEGGDKEEVEESTVISDVSVEKEQPKAERGHNPNVPLRRSSRQREEPNRLNYLQLGNPLSYVVQSLFQGLSSAIVSSLNGVESPGTLSNLPDASLNVVTNQPLRACKGTCMISGGESVTLVK from the coding sequence ATGGCTGCCGATGTAGAACAGAAAATCAAGACATGTGGTCGTTGTGTGCGAAGAAAGTCTCACCCTCAAAAGGCAGCGGCCTTGGTCAACATCCAGGCCACCCGACCACTACAACTAGTCTGTATGGACTATCTTTCGATAGAACCTGACCGCAGCAACACAAAGGACATCTTGGTGATCACAGATTTTTTCACTAAGTATGCTGTGGCTATCCCTACACCAAATCAAAAGGCAAGAACCGTAGCAAAGTGTCTCTGGGAAAACTTTATTGTGCACTATGGGTTCCCAGAACGCTTACATAGTGACCAGGGCCCAGACTTTGAGTCACGCACAATCAAAGAGCTTTGTGACATATCTGGCATCAAGAAAATTCGAACAACACCTTACCATCCAAGGGGAAATCCTGTCGAACGCTTCAACAGAACCCTGCTGGACATGCTTGGCACATTAGAAGAGAAAGATAAAGTTCATTGGAAGGATTTTGTTAAGCCGTTGGTTCACGCATATAATTGCACGAAGCATGAAGTGACAGGATTCACCCCTTATGAGTTGATGTTCGGGCGCCAACCTAGGTTGCCTGTAGACCTTGCTTTTGGTTTACCATATCATGATCACCCAAAAACATCCCATTCTGAATATGTAAAACATCTAAAGTCACATCTGGAAGAGAGCTATTTGCTTGCATCTAATAAAGCATTAAAGAATGCTGAGAGGAATAAAATCAGATTTGACAAACTTGTGACAAACTCATCCTTGGAAGTCAATGACCGTGTGTTGGTGAGGAACGTTCGGTTACGAGGTAAACACAAGTTAGCAGACAAGTGGGAGTCCGAGGTGTATGTAGTAGTGAAACGAGCAGGTGACTTGCCCGTGTATACTGTTCGTCCTGAAACAAAGGATAGCCCTCTCCGTACACTTCATAGGGACCTTCTGCTTCCTTGTGGATTTTTACCAGCTTCAGAAATTTCAAGCCACCCATTAACCAAACCTCCCTCTAAACCTAGGACACGGAGAAACCCTGGCAAAGAACCATCTGATGATGACAACATCTCTGATCCAGAGGATGAATATCCTAATGGTCATCATGATACTCTCCCAGAAATGGAAACTGTACGGTTTTCTACAGTCCATAACATACACAAATCAAAGGGAACTTCAAATGTTTCTTTGAATACAGATTCAGTTAATCTAAAGCCTTCAGAAGGTAACAATACACCATACTTACCTGTTGATACTCCAAAAGATTACTCACATGTTGACACTCCAGCTGACAATTCCTTTGCCAATGTTCCCGATACATACTCACCTGATAATGCTCCAGAGGAATACTTACCTGCTGATATTTCAGTTGACGATTCACCTGTTAATGATCCACATGACACTGTGAAAGGTCACACACCTGAAGAGGAAACAGAAACTTACATACCTGTTGAAGGTGGAGATAAAGAGGAAGTGGAGGAAAGTACTGTAATATCAGATGTTTCTGTGGAGAAGGAACAGCCCAAAGCTGAGAGAGGACATAATCCAAATGTACCACTCAGACGCTCAAGTAGACAAAGAGAGGAACCTAACAGACTTAACTATCTTCAACTCGGGAATCCCCTTTCTTATGTTGTCCAGTCTCTCTTTCAGGGGTTAAGCTCTGCCATTGTTAGCTCCCTAAATGGTGTTGAAAGTCCCGGTACCCTTTCCAACTTACCTGATGCCTCATTGAATGTAGTGACTAATCAGCCACTCAGAGCATGCAAAGGGACTTGCATGATTTCAGGGGGGGAAAGTGTAACCCTGGTGAAAtag